Proteins encoded by one window of Gemmatimonadaceae bacterium:
- a CDS encoding acyl-CoA carboxylase subunit beta — MSMRDKLDLLERRRAEAELGGGAQRLKAQHDKGKLSARERLDLLLDDGSFVELDRFVVHRSHDFGLEEQHYYGDGVVTGYGRVDGRLVYVFSQDFTVFGGSLSEAFAEKICKVMDLAMRNGAPVIGLNDSGGARIQEGVVSLGGYAEIFLRNTLASGVVPQISAILGPCAGGAVYSPAITDFVFMTRHTSYMFVTGPNVVKTVTHEDVTMEALGGADTHGGTSGVSHFTCDSELATLQGIRDLLRFLPSNNVEPPPRGASADPRDRRDEALLDIVPDEPNKPYDMHAVISRIVDDGEFLEVHKDFAGNILVGFAHLGGFSVGIVANQPAVLAGVLDIAASTKAARFIRFCDAFNIPIVTLEDVPGFLPGVAQEHGGIIRHGAKLLFAYCEATVPKLTVITRKAYGGAYDVMSSKHIRGDYNVAWPTAEIAVMGPKGAVEILFKKEIAESSDPAAAMAQRVAEYTEKFANPYVAASRGYLDDIIDPRDTRLKLIDALETLQGKRDRMPPKKHGNIPL, encoded by the coding sequence ATGAGCATGCGCGATAAACTCGACCTCCTGGAGCGCCGCCGCGCCGAGGCAGAACTCGGCGGTGGCGCCCAGCGCCTCAAGGCCCAGCACGACAAGGGCAAGCTCTCCGCGCGCGAACGGCTCGACCTGCTGCTCGACGACGGATCGTTCGTCGAACTCGACCGGTTCGTGGTGCATCGGTCGCACGACTTCGGCCTCGAGGAGCAGCACTACTACGGCGACGGCGTCGTCACCGGCTACGGCCGCGTCGACGGCCGGCTCGTCTACGTCTTCTCGCAGGACTTCACCGTCTTCGGCGGTTCGCTCAGCGAGGCCTTCGCCGAGAAGATCTGCAAGGTGATGGACCTGGCGATGCGGAACGGCGCGCCGGTCATCGGCCTCAATGATTCGGGAGGCGCGCGCATCCAGGAGGGCGTCGTCTCGCTCGGTGGCTACGCGGAAATCTTCCTGCGCAACACCCTGGCCTCGGGCGTGGTGCCGCAGATCTCGGCCATCCTCGGACCCTGTGCCGGCGGCGCAGTCTACTCGCCGGCCATCACCGACTTCGTGTTCATGACGCGGCACACGAGCTACATGTTCGTGACGGGCCCGAATGTCGTGAAGACGGTGACCCACGAAGACGTCACGATGGAGGCGCTTGGCGGCGCCGACACCCACGGGGGCACGTCGGGGGTGTCGCACTTCACCTGCGACAGCGAACTGGCGACGCTGCAGGGCATCCGCGACCTCCTGCGCTTCCTTCCGTCCAACAACGTCGAGCCGCCGCCGCGCGGCGCGTCGGCCGACCCGCGCGACCGCCGTGACGAGGCCCTGCTCGACATCGTTCCCGACGAACCCAACAAGCCGTACGACATGCACGCGGTGATCTCGCGCATCGTGGACGACGGCGAGTTCCTCGAGGTGCACAAGGACTTCGCCGGCAACATCCTGGTCGGCTTCGCGCACCTCGGCGGCTTCTCGGTGGGAATCGTCGCCAACCAGCCGGCCGTGCTGGCGGGCGTGCTCGACATCGCCGCCAGCACCAAGGCGGCGCGGTTCATCCGCTTCTGCGATGCCTTCAACATCCCGATCGTGACGCTCGAGGACGTGCCGGGCTTCCTTCCGGGCGTGGCCCAGGAGCACGGCGGCATCATCAGGCACGGCGCCAAGCTGCTCTTTGCGTACTGCGAAGCGACGGTGCCCAAGCTGACGGTCATCACGCGCAAGGCGTACGGCGGGGCGTACGACGTGATGAGTTCCAAGCACATCCGCGGCGACTACAACGTGGCCTGGCCGACGGCGGAGATCGCGGTGATGGGGCCCAAGGGCGCGGTCGAGATCCTGTTCAAGAAGGAGATCGCCGAAAGCAGCGATCCCGCGGCGGCGATGGCGCAGCGCGTCGCCGAGTACACCGAGAAATTCGCCAACCCGTACGTGGCGGCGAGCCGCGGGTACCTGGACGACATCATCGATCCGCGCGACACGCGCCTGAAGCTCATCGACGCCCTCGAAACGCTGCAGGGCAAGCGCGACCGAATGCCGCCCAAGAAGCACGGGAACATCCCGCTGTGA
- a CDS encoding biotin/lipoyl-containing protein → MKYFVDIGKERLEVDLDGETARIGGVSRPVHLSDVEGTPVHLVGIGGRVHRVVARRLPERGRYTLRFDGWRFDVEALDERTRVIRDLTAEQAAHAGPLPVTAPMPGMIVRVHVQPGDTVTQGQGVISMEAMKMENELRAATAGTVKAVLVKPGQAVEKSAVLVELI, encoded by the coding sequence GTGAAGTACTTCGTGGACATCGGCAAGGAACGGCTCGAGGTGGACCTCGACGGCGAGACGGCGCGCATTGGCGGCGTCTCGCGGCCGGTCCATCTGTCGGATGTCGAGGGAACCCCCGTGCATCTGGTCGGCATCGGCGGTCGCGTGCATCGCGTGGTGGCGCGTCGCCTGCCGGAGCGCGGACGCTACACGCTGCGCTTCGACGGATGGCGCTTCGACGTGGAGGCGCTCGACGAGCGCACGCGGGTCATTCGCGACCTGACCGCCGAGCAGGCCGCGCATGCGGGCCCGCTCCCCGTGACGGCGCCGATGCCTGGGATGATCGTCCGCGTGCACGTCCAGCCGGGCGACACGGTGACGCAAGGACAGGGTGTGATTAGCATGGAAGCCATGAAGATGGAAAATGAATTGCGGGCCGCGACGGCCGGGACGGTCAAGGCCGTCCTCGTGAAGCCGGGCCAGGCGGTCGAGAAAAGCGCCGTGCTGGTGGAACTCATATGA
- a CDS encoding acetyl-CoA carboxylase biotin carboxylase subunit yields the protein MKKVLVANRGEIALRVIRACRELGIASVAVYSDADARAPHVREADEAVRLGPPPSSESYLKGDLIIAAAQRVGAEAIHPGYGFLSEREWFARAVRDAGLIWVGPPAEAIAALGSKTAARTLAVAHDVPVVPGTTDALRDADEATAIAERFGYPVLLKAAAGGGGKGMRVVREASAIGAALEAAQREAMNAFGDDAVYVEKYIDGPRHVEIQVLADSHGRCVSLGERECSVQRRHQKMIEEAPSPAVNAELRKAMGAAAVRVAKAAGYQNAGTCEFLLAPDGQFYFLEMNTRIQVEHPVTELVTGIDLVQWQLRIAGGERLPFTSSIDPRGWAMECRITSEDAANGFLPSTGRIEYLRLPGGPGVRWDSGVGVGSEVTLYYDPMLAKLIVWAPTRAEAIARMHRALDELTIHGVETSREFHLRVMEDDEFRRGAIDIQWLERRLDSLVSASAPREQVEAAAIAAALLAERDRQRRSARGASSPAPAASSNGTLPELQPWARLSRESGLRDA from the coding sequence GTGAAGAAGGTCCTGGTCGCGAACCGCGGCGAGATCGCGCTGCGGGTCATCCGGGCGTGTCGCGAACTGGGGATAGCGTCGGTCGCCGTCTACTCCGACGCCGATGCCCGCGCGCCGCACGTGCGCGAGGCGGACGAGGCGGTGCGGCTGGGGCCGCCGCCGTCGAGCGAGAGCTACCTGAAGGGCGACCTGATCATCGCGGCCGCGCAGCGCGTCGGTGCCGAGGCCATCCATCCGGGGTACGGCTTCCTCTCCGAGCGCGAATGGTTCGCGCGCGCCGTGCGCGACGCGGGACTGATCTGGGTGGGGCCGCCGGCCGAGGCGATCGCGGCACTGGGTTCCAAGACCGCCGCGCGCACGCTCGCCGTCGCGCACGACGTGCCGGTCGTCCCGGGGACCACCGACGCGCTGCGCGATGCGGACGAAGCAACGGCGATTGCCGAGCGCTTCGGCTACCCGGTGCTGCTGAAGGCGGCGGCGGGCGGGGGCGGGAAGGGGATGCGTGTCGTGCGCGAGGCGTCGGCCATCGGCGCGGCGCTCGAGGCGGCCCAGCGCGAGGCGATGAACGCCTTCGGCGACGACGCGGTCTACGTGGAGAAGTACATTGACGGGCCGCGGCACGTGGAGATCCAGGTGCTGGCCGACTCGCACGGCCGGTGTGTGTCGCTGGGCGAGCGCGAGTGCTCGGTGCAGCGGCGCCACCAGAAGATGATCGAGGAGGCGCCGAGTCCGGCGGTCAACGCCGAGCTGCGCAAGGCAATGGGCGCCGCGGCCGTGCGGGTGGCCAAGGCCGCCGGATACCAGAATGCGGGGACGTGCGAGTTCCTGCTCGCGCCCGACGGGCAGTTCTATTTCCTCGAGATGAACACGCGCATCCAGGTGGAGCATCCGGTGACGGAGCTCGTCACCGGCATCGACCTGGTGCAGTGGCAGCTGCGCATCGCCGGCGGCGAGCGACTGCCGTTCACGTCGAGCATCGATCCACGCGGCTGGGCGATGGAATGCCGCATCACCAGCGAGGACGCGGCCAACGGCTTCCTCCCGAGCACGGGGCGCATCGAGTACCTGCGCCTGCCGGGCGGCCCCGGGGTGCGCTGGGACAGCGGCGTGGGCGTGGGGAGCGAAGTCACGCTCTACTACGATCCGATGCTCGCCAAGCTCATCGTCTGGGCGCCGACGCGCGCCGAGGCGATCGCCCGCATGCATCGCGCGCTGGACGAGCTCACCATCCACGGCGTCGAGACGTCGCGCGAGTTCCACCTGCGTGTGATGGAGGACGACGAGTTCCGGCGCGGTGCCATCGACATCCAGTGGCTGGAGCGGCGGCTGGACTCGCTGGTGAGCGCGTCGGCGCCCCGCGAGCAGGTAGAGGCCGCGGCCATCGCCGCCGCGCTGCTGGCCGAGCGCGACCGCCAGCGGCGTTCCGCACGCGGCGCGTCGAGCCCGGCGCCGGCCGCCTCGTCCAACGGCACCTTGCCCGAACTTCAGCCCTGGGCGCGGCTCTCGCGCGAGTCCGGGCTGCGTGACGCGTGA
- a CDS encoding TRAM domain-containing protein, with amino-acid sequence MRELMTLDITGIAAGGDGVARHEGLVVFVPRTAPGDRVVARVQAKGRFGRGVLATVESPGPGRTTPACPHYERDRCGGCQLQHLTLEAQRAAKARIVQDAFARIGKRAVPLPSVLGAGEPWRYRRKLTLALRRSADGWQAGLHRLGAPDEIFSLRDCLIADEALTQCLHEVLARGAHLLPRAPELRASLRRGGDDLLLVIEGGTQWAEGKAFAAALTAVAATWWVDDHGRRRVLLDRRATRDAGASFVQVNAAVAAQLGARVEALVRAHSPATVIDGYAGTGDVAVALAASGITVTAIELDADASAVCGARLVAPSRAIEARVEDVLPSLPPADVVLLNPPRAGVDAVVTAALAAAAPTPRAIVYVSCDPATLARDVSRLPGWRVASLECFDMFPQTAHVETVCELVPEGA; translated from the coding sequence GTGCGCGAGCTCATGACGCTCGACATCACCGGCATCGCGGCCGGCGGCGACGGCGTGGCGCGCCACGAGGGACTCGTGGTCTTCGTGCCGCGCACGGCGCCGGGTGATCGCGTCGTCGCGCGCGTGCAGGCGAAAGGACGCTTCGGGCGCGGCGTGCTTGCGACGGTCGAGTCGCCGGGGCCGGGACGCACCACGCCCGCCTGTCCGCACTACGAGCGCGACCGCTGCGGCGGCTGCCAGCTGCAGCACCTGACGCTCGAGGCGCAGCGCGCCGCCAAGGCGCGGATCGTGCAGGATGCCTTTGCGCGCATCGGCAAGCGCGCCGTGCCGCTCCCCTCGGTGCTCGGCGCCGGGGAGCCGTGGCGCTATCGGCGCAAGCTGACGCTCGCCCTGCGGCGATCGGCGGATGGGTGGCAGGCGGGGCTGCATCGCCTCGGCGCTCCCGACGAGATCTTCTCGCTGCGCGACTGCCTGATCGCCGACGAAGCGCTCACGCAGTGCCTGCACGAGGTGTTGGCGCGGGGCGCGCATCTGCTGCCGCGCGCCCCGGAACTTCGGGCGTCGCTTCGGCGCGGCGGCGACGACCTGCTGCTCGTCATCGAGGGCGGTACGCAGTGGGCGGAAGGGAAGGCGTTCGCCGCCGCCCTCACCGCCGTGGCCGCGACCTGGTGGGTGGACGACCACGGGCGGCGGCGCGTGCTGCTGGACCGCCGCGCGACACGCGATGCCGGCGCCTCGTTCGTGCAGGTCAACGCCGCCGTCGCGGCGCAGCTTGGCGCGCGGGTCGAGGCGCTGGTGCGCGCGCATTCGCCAGCCACGGTCATCGACGGCTATGCGGGGACGGGCGATGTCGCGGTGGCGCTCGCGGCGAGCGGCATCACGGTGACCGCGATCGAACTCGATGCGGACGCCAGCGCGGTCTGTGGGGCGCGCCTCGTGGCACCGTCGCGGGCCATCGAGGCGCGGGTGGAAGACGTGTTGCCCTCGCTCCCCCCGGCCGATGTCGTGCTGTTGAACCCGCCGCGCGCCGGAGTGGACGCGGTGGTGACCGCGGCGCTCGCCGCCGCCGCACCCACGCCGCGTGCCATCGTGTACGTCAGCTGCGACCCGGCCACCCTCGCGCGCGACGTCTCGCGGCTGCCGGGCTGGCGAGTGGCGTCGCTGGAATGTTTCGACATGTTTCCGCAGACCGCCCACGTTGAGACGGTGTGCGAACTGGTGCCGGAGGGCGCGTGA
- the rpsB gene encoding 30S ribosomal protein S2 — MAQPTLDDLLKAGVHFGHQTRRWNPKMRRFIFAERNGIHIIDLQKTLRQMELAQKLAREVVLRGDQVLYVCTKRQLAAIVTQEAERASALSVTERWLGGLLTNFSTVKKQIRRLKELEAGSEAGGGFENYTKKEQLMLTRQKDKLLKNLSGIKNMSRLPGLLFVVDAKKERIAVDEAKKLGIPIIAICDTNSDPDLITVPIAGNDDAIRAVELLTAAVTDAIVEARREAPVREEVEEGQAYTYSSDRGAEPQDRDRRRGGHGAGGERGGDRPRRRRAKPDAIAARLKGDAPEAADTKPAEPTDQPSA, encoded by the coding sequence ATGGCTCAGCCCACGCTCGACGATCTGCTCAAGGCCGGTGTCCACTTTGGCCACCAGACGCGCCGCTGGAACCCCAAGATGCGCCGCTTCATCTTCGCGGAGCGCAACGGGATCCACATCATCGACCTGCAGAAGACGCTGCGGCAGATGGAACTCGCCCAGAAGCTCGCGCGCGAAGTCGTGCTGCGCGGCGACCAGGTGCTCTACGTCTGCACCAAGCGCCAGCTCGCGGCCATCGTGACGCAGGAAGCGGAGCGCGCGAGCGCGCTCTCGGTGACCGAGCGCTGGCTCGGCGGCCTGCTCACCAACTTCTCGACGGTCAAGAAGCAGATCCGCCGGCTCAAGGAGCTCGAGGCGGGGTCGGAGGCCGGTGGCGGCTTCGAGAACTACACGAAGAAGGAGCAGCTGATGCTCACGCGTCAGAAAGACAAGCTCCTCAAGAACCTCTCCGGCATCAAGAACATGTCGCGCCTGCCGGGGCTGCTCTTCGTGGTGGACGCCAAGAAGGAGCGCATCGCGGTGGACGAGGCCAAGAAGCTTGGCATCCCGATCATCGCCATCTGCGACACCAACTCGGATCCGGATCTCATCACCGTGCCGATCGCCGGCAACGATGACGCCATCCGCGCGGTGGAGCTGCTGACGGCGGCCGTGACCGACGCGATCGTCGAGGCGCGCCGCGAGGCGCCGGTGCGTGAGGAGGTCGAGGAAGGCCAGGCCTACACGTACTCGTCCGACCGCGGCGCCGAGCCGCAGGACCGGGACCGCCGTCGCGGCGGCCACGGTGCGGGCGGGGAGCGTGGGGGCGACCGTCCGCGCCGCCGTCGCGCCAAGCCGGACGCCATCGCGGCCCGCCTGAAGGGCGACGCCCCGGAAGCGGCCGACACCAAGCCGGCCGAACCGACCGACCAGCCGAGCGCGTAA
- the rplM gene encoding 50S ribosomal protein L13 has translation MKTFSATPKDIEHRWFVVDASGMVLGRLAAEVAKIIRGKHKPMFTPHMDTGDFVIVINASKVKVTGRKAEQKEYFRHTGYMGHELYTPFATMLAKHPERIIEKAVYGMLPKNALGRGKLRNKLRVYAGADHPHVAQQPTPLTFPTLEAK, from the coding sequence ATGAAGACCTTCAGCGCTACACCCAAGGACATCGAGCATCGCTGGTTCGTCGTCGACGCCAGCGGGATGGTCCTGGGCCGGCTCGCCGCCGAGGTGGCCAAGATCATCCGCGGCAAGCACAAGCCGATGTTCACGCCCCACATGGACACCGGCGATTTCGTCATCGTGATCAATGCCTCGAAGGTGAAGGTCACGGGCCGCAAGGCGGAGCAGAAAGAGTACTTCCGCCACACGGGCTACATGGGCCACGAGCTCTACACGCCGTTCGCGACGATGCTCGCCAAGCACCCGGAGCGCATCATCGAGAAGGCCGTGTATGGCATGCTGCCGAAGAACGCCCTCGGCCGCGGCAAGCTCCGCAACAAGCTCCGCGTGTATGCTGGCGCGGATCACCCGCATGTGGCCCAGCAGCCCACCCCGCTCACCTTCCCGACGCTCGAGGCGAAGTAA
- the rpsI gene encoding 30S ribosomal protein S9, whose protein sequence is MADQTIHTIGRRKEAVCRLYLKPGSGKWSVNGRTLGDYFPRPVLVSAIQQPFTATDTLGRFDVHANIDGGGVTGQAGALRLAVARALVQVDEVHRRKLRDLGLLTRDARAVERKKPGRPKARKRFQFSKR, encoded by the coding sequence ATGGCCGACCAGACCATTCACACCATCGGCCGTCGCAAGGAAGCGGTGTGCCGCCTGTACCTGAAGCCCGGCTCCGGCAAGTGGAGCGTCAACGGGCGCACGCTCGGGGATTATTTCCCGCGCCCCGTGCTTGTCTCCGCCATCCAGCAGCCGTTCACGGCGACCGACACGCTCGGCCGCTTTGACGTGCATGCGAACATCGACGGCGGCGGCGTCACCGGCCAGGCCGGGGCGCTGCGTCTCGCGGTGGCCCGCGCGCTCGTGCAGGTGGACGAGGTGCACCGCCGCAAGCTGCGCGATCTTGGGCTGCTGACGCGCGATGCCCGCGCGGTGGAGCGCAAGAAGCCGGGCCGTCCGAAGGCTCGCAAGCGGTTCCAGTTCTCGAAGCGCTAG